CAGCAACTTGTGTTTAACAAGCCTATGTGTTAAAGGGGAGCTGGGGATGGGTGACAGGAAGATCCAGGTAGCCTCACCTCTGCTGTGAAGCCTGGGACAGGCTCTCCTTCCTCTCTAGGCCTCAGAGTCAGACTAGATACTCAGCATTCCCTCCTCTGACCCCTAGGACTCCCATCATTCCTTCCACAAGTATTCAAGTATTCATCGAGCAGTCACTTCCTGTCAGTTGCCCTCTGGGCTTTGGGGATGCATTCATGGAAAACGACAAATTCCAAACCCCACAGGCACTGCAGATGGGTGCAGGAGTCACAGGTCCTGCAGCTCCCTCTAGAGTCACTGCACAAGGGTGGAAGTCTGCCAGGAAGAAGCACATTTGATCTGATTAATTTCCTAACTCTGTTTGCAGAATTTCTCTGGCACCTCATCCCCACATCCCACCCTGGCACTCACTATGAACATCTCCATGTGTCCCCCAACACATGTGGAGACTGTGTGCTGCGGTCATGCTCTTGATGGGCAGGTGACTAAGGAACAGTTTCCTGGACTTAGAGATAAAGGGTCCTTTCTGTGAAGTGGGATCCCCAACTgcctgggaggaaggaggggaggcaAAGGCTAGGTGTTTCCAAGGAGGGGCATTGGACCCCCAGGAAGGGCTGTGGGTCAGAGGGGGCACAGGTGCCTTCATTTTGCAGTGGACTCCTGGCTGGCTCAGGCTAGAGAACCAGGACATAGGACACCAGGTTCCTACATAGAACTCCAGAAGGGCCCTTCTAGAAACTATGCCAACTGAGAAAAGCACCTCTTACTCTGGCTGGGAATGAGGACTTGTCTCCCAAAGGACCCTGGGCTGGATGTCAGCCCCCATGGTCTCCTCACCCCCACCTGGGTGTCCTGTGCAGGGCACATGCTTGTCTGTTTAGAGATGTGATGTTATTCTTGAGAACCTGAGGAAATGATCTCACTCAGAGCATGGAATCCCAGCCTTGCCTTTGACCCCCAGGCAGTCTGGACTAGCCACTGTTCCTTCCTGACCCTTGGTCCTCTCCCCTGTACAGCATTATACCAGAGGACTCAGAGTAGAGGTGTTTATGCTGCTGGAAGAGGGCTGGCAGGGTGAGGGTCTTTGGCCGTGTTCCTAatactgtttttgcttttggcCTAAGGATTtgtacagttttaaaattttccccATAAATTACACATgactttgaattttgaaattgAGAGAATTTGACTTCCCAGGCTCTCTGCCCTGAGCTCTAAGCTTCCTGGTCTGCCTTGTGCAAACTCCTCCCGTGCAGTGGAGTCCTTTTGGGGATGGCAAGGGAGGGAGGATGCCAAGGTCCAGGACCAACAATGAGGTTGAAAGCCAGATTTCCACAGTGAGCATATCCAACAGCCAGGCACTGGGTCAGAATGGGCATTGTTCCCCTAAGCTTGGGGGGCCAGGAAGAGAACTCCGGGCAGCTGGGAGAGGCAGCTGTGGCAGCTCAGAGCCTGGTACTCTTAGGAGAGGGAGCCTTGTGTGTGGCACTGTGGCATTGAGGACCTGCCTTGGTCACACCGTGGCTCCAGGGTTGCTTAATTCCTTTGCTGTACTACTTTGTTTCCATGGCCTCATTGCAAAGGGTCAGCTTGCTTCCTCTGTGCTTGTTCTGTGGGATCCGAGTGTGGCCACAGTGTGCTACATCTTTGAGCTCAGGTAGCATCACCTAATAGGGGGTATATACCTAGAGGATGTCTATATGGAGCTTGTTACCTGCTATCCTCATTCTACCTCTTGTTCAGTCCTCTCACAGAACCCAAGTACCTCGGCACcggcctcccttcctctctccccttctatTATCAATTACtattgtttggcagtactggagtttgaactgctgcttgctaggcagctggtCTATCACTTAAGACACACCCtagcccccccccccttttttttttttgatggcaatggagttcgaactcagggccttacacttgctaggcaggattactttggttgtttttgagatagtctcacatttatgtctgggcgagcctggaccaagatcctattttatacttttccagtagctgaaatgacaggcatgtgccaccacgcccagctttattggttgagatggggtggagtgtgtctcatgaactttttgcccagacagtcctcgaactgtaatcctcctgagtagctaggattagataaacgagccactgtgcctgtcctcccttcccttctaCAACCCAGCATCCTGGTGCCCTGGCTTTGGGGACTGACCTAGGCAGTGTGCAGCCCCTCGCAGGGGCCCCGTAGGTCAGCGGGGACGGGCGCCCCCTGGCGTCAGCCCGGGGAGCAGCATCTGGCGCGGCCCGGGCAGTGGCCTGGGCGGGGTGGCTGACTCCTCCCTTGTGCTCTCCGTCCCCAGGCTGGCCGCGGCCGCGCTGGCGACTCGGCTGTGCTGGTACTGCCGTCTTCCCCCGGGCCCAGGTCCTCCAGCCCCAGGTTCAGGTACTAGCAGTCCCCGCAGGGTTGAGAAGGCTCCTGGAGGGCCtggtggggacaggagggagactGGCTTCCCCAGGAGGGGTGGGGATCCTTGCCCCTCCTAAGCCCAGGGAGCTTTCTTCCAGTCCCCAGAACTactccgcccccccccccttACCCCATGGCGAGTCCTAACATCCCCACCTGCGACCCTCATTCTTGGCTGCCCCCATCCCCCAGCGTGGAACTGGAAGAGGACTCGGAAGTGTTCAAGATGCTGCAGGAGAACCGCGAGGGGCGGACGGCACCACGGCAGTCCAGCTCCTTTCGCCTCCTGCAGGAAGCCCTGGAGGCTGAGGAGAGAGGTGAGGCCTTCAGGACTGGGGAGGGTGACGGATGTTCCCCTGGGTGTGACTGTACAGGCTAAGTAAGCAGTGCTGCTTTCTGGagtgttcctttttttaaaatttattttggcagtactggggtttgaactcaaggtttccttgctaggcaggcgttctaccctttcagccttcagcccttttttcttggttatttttgagatagagtctcacttttttgcctgctcccctccctccaaactgtgatcctcctgctcttagcctctcaagtagccaggattacagtgtgagccactgtcccCAGCCGGAAGCAGTGTTTCAAAAGTTCCTATCAAGTGTTCATCGTAAGACCAGGGACTAGGGGAAGTGCATGTCAAGCCACAGTCCCTAGCCTTCAGGAGCTTACACTCTAGCACAGTTACCAGGTGGGCACCCAGAAAGGGCCAAGGGAGTGATAAAGGTGGATGGTAGGGCCGTTCCAGGCCTGGTTTCCAGGGAGGGCTTCTTGGAGGAAGAGGTATTTGATAGACCAAGGCTTTTAACAAATAGCCTTAATCTGGTAGCCTGTGCCTGGTACTGTGGCTCATGTCTAATCCCACTTCCTTGGGAGGTGGCaatcaggaggaacatggttcaaggccagcccgggcaaagagGTGGTGAAACCTTATCCTGACAAACAAGCTGGTGCATATTTGTGATTCCAGCAATTggtgaggcataggtaggaggaggaTCATCagctgaggctggccccaggcaaaaactcgagactctatctgaaaaataactaaagcaaaaaaaaaaaaagtttggaatgTCGcttaagtagtagaatgcctaTCATACCTAGCAAGCTAGAGGTgttaagttcaaatctcagtactgccaaaaaaaatatagTGGCCTGGCCACAAGTGACAGGGAGAGTAAGTGGCTGTGGCATGGGCCTTGGAAGAGTCCATGGACCCTAGAAGAGTCCATTAGGCAATCATGCCAGGCAAGATGCTCACTGAGCAACAGGCTCCTGCCAGCTGCTCAGTTACTCATTTGAAAAACACTGATGTGCCTGTTCGGTGGAGCAGATGTGCACAGAGAGTGGGATTGAAGGTGGTTACACCCCACTCTGCTCCTGAGGAGCCCTGTTTATTGGGACAGACAACCTGACCAGTTCCCCAGGAAATGGATGCTGCAGTGGGACTCAGACTGTTCGCACTGGAACTTCCTGGCCTTCAGTGGAGAAGAATTATTACCTTGtctaggggagggaagagggagccCATGGGGCAGGCAGGAGAGGGGTCAGAGTGGCAGAATGACCAGTCCCCTCTGGCTGGTTCTAACTGATGtgtcactcctagggatattttTGTAGGGTCAAGTGAGGCTGAGTGAGATTTGGAACAAATTTTGTCCTTCCTGGCCTTGAAGTCTTTGGAAGCCACAGGAGAGGACACGgggagggtggtggtggggaagagGAGCAGACACAAGGGGACGTCATGGGAGCCCAACGCCTCTGATTCATCTAGCATTTTCACAGGTTCAGAAAGCAGTGCAGAGGCGTCGTGGTGCTTAGATGACCTAGTGTTGTCTGTCACATCATCTTGACTGGATGACAAGACAGAGGATGCATCTTCAATGTCACCCAGTCCACGTAGATGTCCCCAGTTTGCCTTAGAAGGGTAAACTTGGCCTTGAGTGGGCATCCACCAGCCTCAGCCATGGATTTGGCATGACCACCTTCTCTCCTCCTTACCCTTTCACATGGTCACTGGAACTTTAGAGTCGCCCATGAAAGTGTACCTTCCACAACAAATCTGGCAGTGGTTCAGGGAGGAGCCAGAGTGGTGTCACTAAATACAGCCGGACATCACTGCAGGTGGACAAACCCTCGTATGTCTGTCTCCTGCCCCTCCTAGGTGGCACACCTGCCTTCCTGCCCAGCTCGCTGAATCCCCAGGCCTCCCTGCCCACTTCCAGGGCCCTGGCCACCCCACCCAAGCTCCACACCTGTGAGAAGTGCAACACCAGCATCGCGTGAGTGGGGGAGGGTCAGGCAAGGGTGCACCCTGGTGGGGCACAGGGCAGGAGGTTCTGAGGAAGGGAAGGCAGCCAGTCGGGGACTCTGGAGCAAAGTGCTGCCCAGTCACTTCATGCTGGACTGTTGCAGACTTCTCAGAAGGAATGGCTGGCCAGCTGCTTCCTGCCCAccacctcctctcctctcctctccttcccatttcctccctctccccaggaGAATGAGAACTGCTACTGCTTTGGGTCTTTCTTCCATAATCTCTAAGCCTCTGGAACCTACCTCTGGATGAGGCATCTCCTCCTGGAAAATCCTGgtccctcctgcctccccctgTCAACAGAAATAGGCTTACCTAGTGGTGGCATTATAATGCTGTCACTTTTTCTGAAGATCATTGGACACTCCCCCACCCATACCCCAGATCAGGTGACCTGCTTTCAGATTTGTCTCTCTGGTCTGCACCTTTCTCACCTGAAGTTTTGGATGATGCCCAAACTCCTGCCCTGCACATCCCCAGTTTCAGGAGGCTTTTGAGACACAGATCGCTGGGCAGCTGAGGACCTCCTTCAGGAGCCAGTGGGCCTGAGAATgtgctgcctccctccctcctcccaccctccgtccccctccctctttctctcccttccctccctccttctggggattaaacctagggccttgcacttgctctgCAAACGCTCTGCCACTAAGCTCCTCTCCAGCCGGAGAACATGCACTGCCAACTTTTCTCTCCGTGATGCTCATGCCGGTGGTCCTGTCCCTAGGGCCATACTCTTGAAAACCACTGCTCCATTAAAAACCCAGGGGACACAAGAGGGTTTATCAGTCTGTGTGTGGGAGGAGTGACTTTTTGTCCTTGACTAGGGGTCTTTGTGGGGTGTATATGTGttggtgtatgtgtatgtgtattgggAAGTGTGTATTGGGAGTGTATTGGGAAGTGTGTATTGGGAGTGTATatgttgagtgtgtgtgtgggtattgAGTGTATGTGTTGGGATACGTGTGtcaggtgtgtgtatgtatgttgggtgtgtgttgggggagtgGGTGTCAGGTATATGTTTTGGAAGTGCGTATGTtgtgtgttggtgtgtgtctgcatgtgtggTATATGTATGTGAggggatgtgtatgtgtgttagagGAGTGTGTTGGAGTATATATGTGTGTTGGGTCTACGTGTTGGTGTGTGTTGAGGGTGTATGTGTTGGGggtctgtatatgtgtgttgggAGTTTGTTGAAGTGAGATTtcctttttgtgggactggggtttggactcaggactttgtgtttgcaaagcaggagctctacgaCTTGAACCACTGAAGTGAGTTtgggttttgtgggttttttttttttttgctgtactggtgtttgaactcagggcctacaccttgagccactctaccagccatttttttgttatgggtttttttgaaatagggtctcacagactattttcccaggctggcttcaaactgcaatcctcctgatctctgcttcccgagtggctaggattacaggaatgagtcacTGATACCCAGCTGAAGTGAGATTCTTGAAGGAGGCTTGGGAGTCAAATCTGAGAAGGTTTTTGTGTCTAGATGCTAACTGGCTGGGACCAAGCTCCCTAGGAATGGTGGACTCATGCTCAGTCCTCCTGTCCTTCTTGTCTCTGTCCTGAGCTGATGGCTCTCCCTCCCCACAGGAACCAGGCTGTGCGTATCCAGGACGGGCGGTACCGCCATCCCAGCTGCTATACCTGCGCTGACTGTGGGCTAAACCTGAAGATGCGTGGCCACTTCTGGGTGGGCGATGAGCTGTACTGTGAGAAGCACGCCCGCCAACGCTATTCAGTGTCTGCTACCCTCAGCTCTCGGGCCTGAACCTCGGGGTGCTCAGCCCATCTCCACTCACAGCACTTCTGGGACAGCCATGCCAAGACCAAATTGGCAGGGAAGGGACAATGGTGGGTGGCGGTTCTTATGTGAACTAAGTTTGGGGGCCCGAAGCCCCTTCAATCCTCACTGGGTGAGGTCAAGGGCTGTGACTCATCTTGGGCTGCAGGTGCTGAGGGCAGCCCTTTTCCTGGCCTTTCTCCTGCAGGACAGGTGCTGCATGGCAGGCTGAAGTGGCTATTGTGTCTGATACCTTTGGGTACAGGATGGGATGCATGGAAGTTTCTAGAAGGACAGAAGTGGGGCCTAGGCTAATGGTATTCACTGTGCAAAGTTTTTGACACATGAgctctataaatatatatacaaggaCAAAACCAAGTAGTgtgcccttctttccttcctcttcccacccttgGGTAGGGGCTGCTCCCTCCTGAGTAGAGAGTCTGTTTACCTCATATGTTCCTTATCTCCCCTCCTCAGTCTCCACCTGTCAGGTTCCCTCTACTTGACATGCCCCATTGCAGAGGCTTGCTTCTTTAGGGTGTGCTTCCCTAACCTTCTTGTAAAGATGTCTGTTTTCCTGGGATGGATTTCCCAGAAGAGGgacagggatgtgtgtgtgtgtgtgtgtgtgtgtatgcatgtgtgcgtgtatgtACAGAGGACCAGGAGGCCTTGGTGGTGAGGTCTTGTTGTTGTCTTGTGCTAGACCAGGCTGGTTCTCTCCACTGTCTTCACTCTATTTGGTATGAATACTGTCAATCTGACTGATACTGATATACACAGATGAGTGGGGTGGGCAGAAGAGGGGGCCCCAGTAAGAGGGGCAGTGGAGGGGTATGACTTCGAAAGCACCTGCACATGCCTGAGGCTGCCTGCCCCAGCTGGAACAATGATCACCAGCAATCCCCTTAGACTAGGGCTACAGGTTGACCTTGCCCaggaagaaagggctggggtctGAAACAATCCagcagagccttcaccttgagagaCCATCACCCACCATGGGCCCAGGCTCTGTGTTAGGGTGGTCTGTGCTCACCTGCCACCCCTTCCTGGGAGACTCTGCTGACTTctttaatttgaaaaacaaaaccaatgggTATAGCCAGTGCTCAGTGTCCCTGTCCTGGGTGGGATGCATTTGaatggaggcagaggcagtggTCCAATGCCAACCTCTGATTTTTTTGGTCTGATTCACCAACTGCCCCTAGTCCTAATCCCAGAGGACATTTTAGAAAGTTCCCCAGGGTACTGCTGTGTGCTCCAGTCCTGCCCTGAGTCAGCCTGGAGATCACAGAGATCAAAGCTGATTTCAGAGGGCTCAGTCTGATGGCAGCCTTGTTCTATCTGACTCTTTGGGGATGGAGTCTTGGCAGTCTGTGTAAACACTCTGCAAGCTTGGTCTTTGGCACAGTGGGAATGCAGAAAGATAAAGCACTTTTCTTGCTTTCCTGGAGATTAAGGCAGTTATCATTGCTGGCATGAATGAAATAATGCAAGGTGGCAGTAAGTGTAACGGGCTATTTTGGAACACATAAAGGGCACCCTTTGAGTTCAAAGCAGTTGTCATCTGTGGGAAAGGATGGCCAGGAGGAGAAGTGCTGAGAGATGGGGTGAACTATGAGCTAGTCATTCAGAACACTGGCTGAGACTAAGGGAGCCTTGAATGCCAGATGTGGTTTGAACTTGACCTTGAAGTTCTGGGGACACTTTGAAAGTATTGAGCAAAGAAGAAACGGGTTGAGAAGAATAGGTTGGACTACTGATATGGTTAGATCCCCACCTGTAACAAGCCATGTGGGCCAGTGGTGTCACAAGGAGTGGAGGAGGACAAGTGGGGAGAGGGGACACCTGGGAAATGGGTATGCCAAGGTTGAATGGATCGCAACTAAAATTCATGTGTGGCGCTTGTTCTTTACTGTGGCAGCCAGCTGTCCACCCAGGGGCCCCAAGAATGTTGGTTTCAGAATTCTCTGTGGCCACACAGCCAACCTAAGCTTGGCAGCATACTCCTTTGGAAAGGTGGAGTTATTAACCAAACCAGTTTGTCAGTAGACAGGGCTGGGGGCAGGCTCTGATCTTTTGCCCATGACCTATGTCACCCCAAGCCGGCTAGCCAAGGATACCCTCTCCCTCTGACCCATTTATGCTACTGTACATTGTactttttttccctccatttGGGAGAATAAGCTCAGAAATGACAGATTTGACTTAGAAATGGCCCAAGAGAGCATCTGATGCCAGCCCCTTCAGACAGAGCTTGGGAAACTGATACTCTCAGTTACACAGCTAGgttataatagctaacatttggGAGCACTTGGATATCCTAAGAATactgaaaatgtttaaattttattctcaCAGCTCAGACACAGGTATTGCTATTATCCTTGTTCTACAGACCAAGAAACTGAGGACAGAGAGGTTAAGATATTAGTCAAAAGACTCCTAGCTAGTCAGGGGAGGGGCCAGGAATGGAACCAGCACCTGTCTCAGGCCCTTGGCTTTGCCTTTCTCCACAGCCTAGCTCTGTGCTGAGTTTGCAGGAAATGGGATCCCTGAAGCTGGGGCTTCCTCTCAGGAGGTAGACTGATCAAGGGCATGACTCTCCTTGGGCCATCTTCTGTCTTAGGAATTCAGGGTAGCTGCTCACCTTCCCAGGTGGGCAGCCAGGAGTGGTTGTGCAGCTCCTCCCATTCCTTCCAGCCTCATGTAGAGGGACATGATTCTCCTCTGGTGTGGAGAAGACACTGAGGAGGTAGCAGGTCATGGCAGGGCCATAGAGCCCTCTTGCAGGATTTTCATCTTGGAACTGCCACTGTCAGGGTGACAGaaggcaatgaaaaaaaaaaaaaagcacggcTCACAACATCTGCCTGGGTCCCCCCGAGGGCTCTGGCTGCTCAGAGCTGGCTCAGTGTCCGCACTGGGCCATAGCTTGAAAGGGAGTGTACATCTGGTGTGTGGGGGTTCTTTGAGTCACACACAAAGCTTTGTGCTGAGGCACTGCATTCCTGCTGGCTGGTCTTCCTGTTTCCAGATGCATTCTTGCTGCAGAGTCACCTCGAGACTGGTTGGAATCCG
The sequence above is drawn from the Castor canadensis chromosome 14, mCasCan1.hap1v2, whole genome shotgun sequence genome and encodes:
- the Pdlim2 gene encoding PDZ and LIM domain protein 2 isoform X2, which codes for MLHAEAQSKIRQSASPLRLQLDRSRAASPGQTNGEGSLELLATRFQGSLRTHLDSQSSLRSSYSSPASLSPRPGSPFTPPPTSPQMLAGEAAIGRSVQSLTHSPGLTATDHLSYEGRPAGQQAGRGRAGDSAVLVLPSSPGPRSSSPRFSVELEEDSEVFKMLQENREGRTAPRQSSSFRLLQEALEAEERGGTPAFLPSSLNPQASLPTSRALATPPKLHTCEKCNTSIANQAVRIQDGRYRHPSCYTCADCGLNLKMRGHFWVGDELYCEKHARQRYSVSATLSSRA